From a single Glycine soja cultivar W05 chromosome 19, ASM419377v2, whole genome shotgun sequence genomic region:
- the LOC114400736 gene encoding extensin-like, whose translation MSWFLVILFLSITHGSASETSHDKKLPSAVVVGTVFCDTCSQQEFTIGSHFISGASVAVECKDGNSIPRFKKEVKTDEYGEFKLQLPFKVRKHVRRIKGCTFKLLSSTDPHCSVASISTFSTVSLKTRKQGELIFSAGFFSFKPIEKPNFCNKKQDEFFPNTYPSKPTPEKTKVFKTNPTTKISDKSQSDNKFLAEDFFFPPNPFFPPPLVPNPFQPPPLIPNPFQPPPLIPNPFQPPSPPLIPNPFQPPSPPPLIPNPFQPPPSPPTLFPNPFQPPPSPPPSLFPPFPPLVIPGLTPSPPPPPPTKPIFPPFPPLFPPLFPPPHSPGTPPASASMNTSP comes from the exons ATGTCTTGGTTCCTTGTAATTCTGTTTCTCAGCATCACACATGGTAGTGCTTCAGAGACTAGCCATGACAAGAAACTTCCTTCTGCTGTTGTGGTTGGCACTGTTTTTTGTGATACATGTTCTCAACAGGAATTCACCATTGGAAGCCATTTCATTTCAG GTGCCTCAGTAGCTGTGGAATGCAAAGATGGAaattcaattccaagattcAAGAAAGAAGTAAAGACAGATGAATATGGTGAATTCAAACTGCAGCTACCATTCAAAGTGAGGAAACATGTGAGGAGAATCAAGGGATGCACTTTCAAGTTGTTAAGTAGCACTGACCCTCATTGTTCTGTGGCCTCAATTTCCACCTTTTCTACAGTGAGTCTCAAGACAAGAAAACAAGGAGAACTCATATTCTCAGCTGGATTCTTCTCATTCAAGCCTATAGAAAAGCCCAActtttgtaacaaaaaacaaGATGAATTTTTTCCAAATACATACCCATCAAAACCTACCCCAGAGAAGACTAAAGTGTTCAAAACCAATCCAACAACcaaaatttcagacaaatctcaatcagataataaatttttagctgaagatttcttttttcctcCAAACCCATTTTTCCCACCACCATTGGTCCCTAACCCATTTCAGCCTCCTCCCCTCATTCCAAACCCTTTTCAGCCACCTCCTCTTATTCCTAACCCATTTCAACCACCAAGCCCACCACTCATTCCAAACCCATTCCAGCCACCAAGCCCACCACCACTCATCCCTAACCCATTCCAGCCCCCTCCAAGCCCACCAACTCTCTTCCCTAACCCATTCCAGCCCCCTCCAAGCCCACCACCCTCTTTGTTTCCTCCTTTTCCACCATTAGTAATACCAGGTTTGActccatcaccaccaccacctccaccaaCAAAACCAATTTTCCCTCCTTTCCCTCCACTATTCCCACCTCTATTCCCTCCACCTCATAGCCCTGGCACACCCCCTGCTTCAGCTTCTATGAACACTTCTCCTTGA
- the LOC114398498 gene encoding ABC transporter G family member 32-like: MTLLLGPPCSGKTTLLLVLGAKLDPKLKFSGKVTYNGRGMDEFVPQKTAAYANQNDLHVAELTVRETLAFSARVQGVGTRYDLLAELSRREKETNIKPNQDIDVYMKILGLEVCADTIVRNAMLRGISGGQRKRVTTGEMLVGPTNALFMDEISIGVRKTLNSELWHAFAGLLVSLPQVGSLVFYFPQGHSEQVAASTRRTTTSQIPNYPNLPYQLLCQVQNVTLHVSVGCWLT, from the exons ATGACATTGCTTTTGGGCCCTCCATGTTCCGGAAAAACCACCCTCTTGTTGGTCTTGGGTGCAAAACTTGATCCAAAATTAAAG TTTTCTGGAAAGGTGACTTATAATGGTCGTGGGATGGATGAGTTTGTACCCCAAAAAACTGCTGCTTATGCCAATCAAAATGATCTTCATGTTGCAGAGTTGACAGTCAGAGAAACCTTGGCCTTCTCAGCAAGAGTCCAAGGAGTTGGAACTCGTTATG ATTTGCTTGCAGAATTGTccagaagagaaaaagagacaAATATCAAGCCTAATCAAGATATTGATGTCTACATGAAG ATTTTAGGACTGGAGGTCTGTGCTGATACTATTGTACGAAATGCAATGTTAAGGGGGATATCTGGTGGACAAAGGAAACGTGTTACAACAG GGGAGATGCTGGTTGGACCAACTAATGCTTTATTCATGGATGAAATATCTATTG GGGTCAGAAAGACTTTGAATTCAGAGTTATGGCATGCTTTTGCAGGGCTTCTTGTGTCATTACCCCAAGTTGGGAGTCTTGTGTTTTACTTCCCTCAGGGACATAGTGAGCAG gtggcAGCTTCTACTAGAAGAACAACAACATCACAGATTCCAAACTACCCCAATCTTCCATATCAGTTGCTGTGTCAAGTTCAAAATGTCACACTTCATGTGAGTGTTGGGTGCTGGTTGACTTGA